One segment of Oceanotoga teriensis DNA contains the following:
- a CDS encoding sirohydrochlorin cobaltochelatase produces MKKGLLIVSFGTTHIDTRKKTIDKIEEISRENFSQDYEIKIAYTSSIVRKRVKQNENKEIYSPEEAVLKFKEEGIKELYVLTTHFMNGHEYNKLSHAIMKERNNFEKIKITKPILTSTEDLKKIAKFIISLYELKEYEALVLMGHGSDHHSNTVYGATEKIIEDYSNKNIIIGTVEGYPDIETVIKRLNKKNIKKVYLKPFMLVAGDHAKNDMSGEEEDSWKNILEKEGFEVVIDMKPMGEYEEVQKMYMEHLKNII; encoded by the coding sequence ATGAAAAAAGGTTTACTTATAGTAAGTTTTGGAACTACTCATATAGATACAAGGAAAAAGACTATTGATAAAATAGAAGAAATTTCAAGAGAGAATTTTTCTCAAGATTATGAAATAAAAATAGCTTATACATCTTCTATAGTAAGAAAAAGAGTTAAACAAAATGAAAATAAAGAAATATATAGTCCTGAAGAGGCAGTTTTAAAGTTTAAAGAAGAAGGTATAAAAGAACTTTATGTTTTAACAACTCATTTTATGAACGGTCATGAATATAATAAATTATCTCATGCAATAATGAAAGAAAGAAATAATTTTGAAAAAATAAAAATAACTAAACCAATATTGACGTCTACAGAAGATCTTAAGAAAATAGCAAAATTTATAATTTCTCTTTATGAATTAAAAGAATATGAAGCACTTGTATTGATGGGACATGGTTCGGATCATCATTCTAATACGGTTTATGGAGCTACTGAAAAGATTATAGAAGATTATTCAAACAAGAATATAATAATTGGAACAGTAGAAGGATATCCAGATATAGAAACTGTTATAAAAAGATTGAATAAAAAGAATATAAAAAAAGTATATTTAAAACCTTTTATGTTAGTTGCAGGAGATCATGCAAAAAATGATATGTCTGGTGAAGAAGAAGATTCGTGGAAAAATATTCTTGAAAAAGAAGGTTTTGAAGTTGTTATAGACATGAAACCTATGGGAGAATATGAAGAAGTTCAAAAAATGTATATGGAACATTTAAAAAATATAATTTAA
- the trpS gene encoding tryptophan--tRNA ligase: MERKRVLTGDRPTGKLHLGHYVGSLENRVKLQQEYDCTFIIADLHMLTTKNSQENIKASGDNAVQLVLDAISAGIEPDNVKFYLQSGIPEMYEMYTLFQSLVTVSRLERLPSLKDMARDANIEMPFALLGYPVLQAADILCVKSHLVPVGKDNVAHVEIAREIAKRFNSMYGEMFPIPEPMQGQEASLVGIYGKQKMSKSANNAIFLSDSSEDVKKKVMKMTTDPNRIRADIPGRVEGNPVFIYHDLFNSDKKEVEDLKERYRKGTVGDVEVKEKLSIAINNFLDPLRERRHKYEKTGMIEDIILKGTQEVRLEVQKTVYEMRKLMGFNTVQRKLNRKAEKYNKEK, encoded by the coding sequence ATGGAAAGAAAAAGAGTTTTAACAGGTGATAGACCAACAGGAAAATTACATTTAGGACATTATGTGGGTAGTTTAGAAAATAGGGTTAAATTACAACAAGAATATGATTGTACTTTTATAATAGCTGATTTACATATGCTTACAACAAAAAATTCTCAAGAAAACATAAAAGCTTCAGGTGATAATGCTGTTCAATTAGTTTTGGATGCTATATCTGCTGGTATAGAACCAGATAATGTTAAATTTTATCTTCAATCTGGAATTCCAGAAATGTATGAAATGTATACTTTATTTCAAAGTTTAGTAACTGTTTCAAGACTTGAAAGATTACCAAGCTTAAAGGATATGGCTAGAGATGCTAATATAGAAATGCCTTTTGCTTTGCTTGGATATCCAGTTCTTCAAGCAGCAGATATACTTTGCGTGAAATCTCATCTTGTTCCTGTTGGTAAAGATAATGTTGCCCATGTTGAAATCGCTAGAGAAATAGCAAAAAGATTCAATTCTATGTATGGAGAAATGTTTCCTATACCTGAACCAATGCAAGGTCAAGAAGCTTCTTTGGTTGGTATTTATGGAAAACAAAAAATGAGTAAAAGTGCTAATAATGCTATATTTCTTTCAGATTCTTCCGAAGATGTTAAAAAGAAAGTGATGAAAATGACTACAGATCCAAACAGAATAAGGGCAGATATTCCTGGAAGAGTTGAAGGAAATCCAGTATTTATTTATCATGATTTATTTAATTCTGATAAAAAAGAAGTTGAAGATTTAAAAGAAAGATATAGAAAAGGTACTGTTGGAGATGTTGAAGTTAAAGAAAAATTATCTATTGCAATAAATAACTTTTTAGATCCTTTGAGAGAGAGAAGACATAAGTATGAAAAAACTGGTATGATAGAAGATATAATATTAAAAGGGACTCAAGAAGTTAGGCTTGAGGTTCAAAAGACAGTTTATGAAATGAGAAAATTGATGGGATTTAATACAGTTCAAAGAAAATTAAATAGAAAAGCTGAGAAATATAATAAAGAAAAATGA
- a CDS encoding SPL family radical SAM protein has protein sequence MLNSKYIYPKKTLKKSDYPDTLFISKFYLSPYIACSHACSYCDGRSEKYHIEGNFDNDIKIRKNIAEVLKKELTKEKENGVIMIMSGVSDPYQHCEYKEKLMPKILNVIKELNYSCSITTKSSMINRDFELLRDINNKNKVNILMSLTFMNDSDRKIIEPLSSCVEQRLQTLKRFKDDGFFVGVLAMPFIPFINDDDENIFKLLKTLKDMGVDYVIPGSLTLRPGINKNYFLEIIKNNYTHLLGKYKDLYSNNKPSGMGKSFYFNNFYERFYNISNSLNVSTIAPHYVYKNRFHKYDEIYIILSHLKYILKQKNYDTYTINKAFKNYTFWLSKEKHFMKKNRSLSGNDLDNKLLFQMKSDILKDLFISNKLYSIIKKTILNDHNLDYSIF, from the coding sequence ATGTTGAATTCTAAATATATATACCCCAAAAAAACATTAAAAAAGTCTGATTATCCCGATACTTTATTCATTAGCAAATTCTATTTAAGTCCATATATAGCATGTTCACATGCTTGTTCTTATTGTGATGGTAGAAGTGAAAAATATCATATCGAAGGTAATTTTGATAATGATATAAAAATAAGAAAAAATATAGCTGAGGTTTTAAAAAAAGAATTAACAAAAGAAAAAGAAAATGGAGTTATTATGATTATGTCTGGAGTTTCAGATCCATATCAACATTGTGAATATAAAGAGAAACTAATGCCAAAAATCTTGAATGTAATTAAAGAACTAAATTATTCATGTAGTATAACAACAAAATCTTCTATGATCAATAGAGATTTTGAATTATTAAGAGATATAAATAATAAAAACAAAGTAAATATTCTTATGAGTTTAACTTTTATGAATGATTCTGATAGGAAAATTATAGAGCCTCTTTCATCATGTGTAGAACAAAGATTACAAACACTTAAAAGATTTAAAGATGATGGTTTTTTTGTTGGTGTACTCGCCATGCCATTTATTCCATTTATAAATGATGATGATGAAAACATATTTAAGTTATTAAAAACTTTAAAAGATATGGGTGTAGACTATGTAATTCCTGGAAGTCTTACTTTAAGACCTGGAATAAACAAAAATTATTTTCTTGAAATTATTAAAAATAATTATACTCATCTTTTAGGAAAATATAAAGATCTTTATAGCAATAATAAGCCTTCTGGAATGGGAAAATCTTTTTATTTTAATAATTTTTATGAGCGATTTTACAATATTTCAAACTCTTTAAACGTTTCAACTATAGCACCTCATTATGTTTATAAAAATAGATTTCATAAATATGATGAAATTTATATAATTTTAAGTCATTTAAAATATATTTTAAAGCAAAAAAATTATGACACTTATACAATAAATAAAGCTTTTAAAAACTATACTTTTTGGTTGAGCAAAGAAAAACATTTTATGAAAAAAAATAGATCTTTATCCGGTAATGATTTGGATAATAAATTGTTATTTCAAATGAAATCTGATATATTAAAAGATTTATTCATAAGCAATAAACTATATTCTATTATCAAAAAAACTATTTTAAATGATCATAATTTAGACTACTCTATTTTTTGA
- a CDS encoding glycine betaine ABC transporter substrate-binding protein: MKVKIGIKPFNEQRILGNIIGIFLRNNGYDYEIIESEPKLEANINALKNGLIDFYIEYSGTAYNAILNLPIYKVWKEDEVFEDIEKEFKKLDLKVFIKLGYKNDFILAMKNKKEGIKKISDLKDKADNMIFSCPKPYIERQDGLSAIESAYNIKFEKIVSNMPDGMYEDLENERVDIITAFLTDSRIEKNNLYLLEDDKRALPPYEAFILHKSLNTDILNILKRLENKISSENMREMNYEFDFNKIEPEKIAKIFVENNL; encoded by the coding sequence ATGAAGGTTAAAATAGGAATAAAACCTTTCAATGAACAGAGAATACTTGGAAACATAATAGGTATATTTCTAAGAAATAATGGATACGATTATGAAATAATTGAAAGTGAACCTAAACTTGAAGCAAATATAAATGCTTTAAAAAATGGATTAATTGATTTTTATATTGAATATTCTGGAACAGCTTATAATGCAATTTTAAACCTACCAATTTATAAAGTATGGAAAGAGGATGAAGTATTTGAAGATATAGAAAAAGAATTTAAAAAATTAGATTTAAAAGTTTTTATAAAGCTTGGATACAAAAATGATTTTATACTTGCAATGAAGAATAAAAAAGAAGGCATAAAAAAAATATCAGACTTAAAAGATAAGGCTGATAATATGATATTTTCTTGTCCTAAGCCTTATATTGAAAGACAAGATGGACTTTCGGCAATAGAATCTGCTTATAATATTAAATTTGAAAAAATTGTATCAAATATGCCAGATGGAATGTATGAGGATTTAGAAAATGAAAGAGTAGATATAATAACAGCTTTTTTAACAGATTCTCGTATAGAAAAAAATAATTTATATTTATTAGAAGATGATAAAAGAGCTTTACCACCTTATGAAGCTTTTATATTGCATAAATCTTTGAATACAGATATTTTAAATATTTTAAAAAGGCTTGAAAATAAGATAAGTAGTGAAAATATGCGAGAAATGAATTATGAATTTGATTTTAATAAAATAGAACCTGAAAAAATAGCAAAAATATTTGTTGAAAATAATCTATGA
- a CDS encoding permease, whose product MFIWLENLINILVKEIFKLDLNSTIGSSVHFFFYDIIKILILLSIMIFIISYIRSYFPPEKTKKYIEKFSGISGNIIASLLGIVTPFCSCSSVPIFIGFIEAKIPLGITFSFLITSPIVNEAAFAILLGSFGWKIAILYIFSGVILGVFGGLIIGKLNLEKEVENYVYKIKMGEIEIEKMSQNQRFFFAINNVKDIIKRIWIFLLIGIGIGAFIHGYAPEEFLIKWAGPENPIAVIISTLIAVPLYSNALGTIPIAEALIGKGVGIGTALAFMMATTALSLPEGILLRKVIKPKLILIFFAVTSIGIILTGYLFNIIL is encoded by the coding sequence ATGTTCATATGGCTTGAAAACTTAATAAATATTTTAGTTAAAGAAATTTTTAAACTTGATTTAAACTCTACTATAGGATCTTCCGTTCATTTTTTCTTTTACGATATTATTAAAATATTAATTTTATTATCTATAATGATATTCATAATATCTTATATAAGAAGTTATTTCCCACCTGAAAAAACAAAAAAATACATAGAAAAATTTTCTGGAATCTCTGGAAATATTATAGCTTCATTATTGGGTATAGTTACTCCTTTTTGTTCTTGTTCTTCAGTTCCAATATTCATTGGTTTTATTGAAGCAAAAATTCCACTTGGCATTACTTTTTCCTTTTTAATAACTTCTCCAATAGTAAATGAAGCTGCTTTTGCAATATTATTGGGATCATTTGGTTGGAAAATAGCTATTTTATATATTTTTTCTGGAGTAATATTGGGAGTATTTGGTGGCTTAATAATTGGAAAACTTAATTTAGAAAAAGAAGTAGAAAATTATGTATATAAAATCAAAATGGGAGAAATTGAAATAGAAAAGATGTCTCAAAATCAAAGATTTTTTTTCGCAATAAATAATGTAAAAGATATAATTAAAAGAATTTGGATTTTTTTATTAATTGGTATAGGAATTGGTGCTTTTATTCATGGCTATGCTCCAGAAGAATTTCTCATAAAATGGGCTGGACCAGAAAATCCAATAGCTGTAATTATATCCACATTAATAGCAGTTCCATTATATTCAAATGCACTTGGAACAATTCCAATAGCTGAGGCATTAATTGGAAAAGGTGTTGGAATTGGAACGGCTTTAGCTTTCATGATGGCTACTACAGCTCTTTCATTACCCGAAGGTATTTTATTGAGAAAAGTGATAAAACCTAAATTAATATTAATTTTTTTTGCAGTTACTTCTATTGGCATTATATTAACAGGTTATTTATTCAACATAATTTTATAA
- a CDS encoding ArsR/SmtB family transcription factor — protein sequence MENLSNLFKLLSDETRIRILMLLFQSPMCVCDLSFIMKESQPKISKHIAKLRDLDFITGKKSEQYILYSLNKNNLLLIKILNYIFLNLNSYDQLEKDYNFFNSKENSLKFCSIKKIN from the coding sequence ATGGAAAATTTATCTAATTTATTCAAATTATTATCTGATGAAACAAGAATAAGAATCTTGATGCTTTTATTCCAATCACCAATGTGTGTATGCGATCTATCTTTTATTATGAAAGAATCTCAACCAAAAATATCAAAACATATAGCTAAATTGAGGGATTTAGATTTTATAACTGGTAAAAAAAGTGAACAATATATTCTTTATTCTTTAAATAAAAATAATTTATTATTAATTAAAATATTAAATTATATTTTTTTAAATTTAAACTCCTATGATCAACTAGAAAAAGATTATAATTTTTTTAATTCTAAAGAAAATAGTTTAAAATTTTGTTCTATAAAAAAAATTAATTAA
- a CDS encoding MerR family transcriptional regulator yields MKKFLKIGEISKFYGISTDTLRYYEKMGIVKPERNINGYRMYSMNQIWKINVITDLRKLGFPLKMIKEYLNNRSIDNTKYFILEEMSRVDKKIDEYKKIKKSLINKLENISKAENVKLNDINIEYIEKRKIYFLQKIMTKDEEIDFHLKQLQIEISPMLTLFGSNNLCASISREDFKMNNYNRYNGTFLLIKENDDHYTDHLDEGEYLTYSYKGDYEQKKDIFKILKKYIKENSLKVYDDIIEIYKIDIHETEKTEEYITQIQIPIIKK; encoded by the coding sequence ATGAAAAAATTTTTAAAGATAGGAGAAATATCTAAATTTTATGGAATATCTACAGATACTTTAAGATATTATGAAAAAATGGGAATTGTGAAACCAGAAAGAAATATCAATGGTTATAGAATGTATTCTATGAACCAAATATGGAAGATAAATGTTATTACGGATCTTAGAAAATTGGGGTTTCCATTAAAAATGATAAAAGAATATTTAAATAATAGGAGTATAGATAACACCAAGTATTTTATATTAGAAGAAATGAGCAGAGTTGATAAAAAAATAGATGAATATAAAAAAATAAAAAAATCTCTTATAAATAAACTTGAAAATATATCAAAAGCCGAAAATGTGAAATTAAATGATATAAATATAGAATATATAGAAAAGAGAAAAATATATTTTTTGCAAAAAATAATGACAAAAGATGAAGAAATTGATTTCCATTTAAAACAATTACAGATAGAAATTTCTCCAATGTTGACTCTTTTTGGGAGTAATAATCTATGTGCTTCTATATCAAGAGAAGATTTTAAAATGAATAATTATAACAGATATAATGGAACATTTTTATTGATAAAAGAAAATGATGATCATTATACTGATCATCTTGATGAAGGAGAATACCTAACTTATTCATATAAAGGTGATTATGAACAAAAGAAAGATATATTTAAAATCTTAAAAAAATATATAAAAGAAAACAGTTTAAAAGTATATGATGACATAATAGAAATATATAAAATAGATATACATGAAACTGAAAAAACTGAAGAATATATAACCCAAATTCAAATACCTATCATCAAAAAATAG
- a CDS encoding MATE family efflux transporter, giving the protein MKLHRYIIPSVTSMWIYSFYTITDGVFVGRGVGADALSAVNISLPYINIIFAIGVMIAIGGSNLIGIELGKGNKKSANNLFMNVLFISFFTSIIFSFLGHIFLDQIVEFLGAKGEIKHLAKDYLSIVIYFNVFYMTSYAMEVLVKIDGFPHLSMFGNILSAIVNIFLDYLFIIKLDFGIKGAAIATGLAQLTGFLFFFFHFFKGYNLKFKKFKFSFKKFIYINKLGFQDFLAELSSGLIILIMNKNIIETLGNKGLITFSIIAYFNTFALMSFIGVSHGMQPVVSFLFGKKKIKRVLINFKKSFITSISSGIIAFTIFFSFSDKIALIFLKDDSIIQLASHGMKIYAFAFLFMCINIVSGGYFTSIKKPEIAITISILRSFIFIFLSEFILKNLYFIDFKDYGIWLIIPLSEFLTSIYSIINVKISVKTGKKIIYNMNNK; this is encoded by the coding sequence ATGAAACTTCATAGATATATAATACCATCTGTGACTTCTATGTGGATATACTCATTCTATACTATAACAGATGGTGTTTTTGTGGGGCGTGGTGTTGGAGCAGATGCTTTATCTGCTGTAAATATATCATTACCTTATATAAATATAATTTTCGCAATAGGTGTAATGATAGCTATTGGTGGATCTAATTTAATTGGTATAGAGCTTGGAAAAGGAAATAAAAAATCTGCAAATAACTTATTCATGAATGTATTATTTATTTCCTTTTTTACTTCGATTATTTTTAGTTTTTTAGGCCATATATTTTTAGATCAGATCGTTGAATTCTTAGGTGCTAAAGGTGAAATCAAACACCTTGCAAAAGATTATCTCTCAATTGTAATTTATTTTAATGTTTTTTATATGACTTCTTATGCCATGGAAGTATTAGTTAAAATAGATGGTTTTCCTCATCTTTCAATGTTTGGAAATATTTTATCTGCAATTGTAAATATATTTCTTGATTATTTATTTATAATAAAATTGGATTTTGGAATAAAAGGAGCAGCTATTGCAACTGGTTTGGCACAATTAACAGGATTTCTATTTTTCTTTTTTCATTTTTTTAAAGGCTATAATCTTAAGTTTAAAAAATTCAAATTTTCTTTTAAAAAATTTATTTATATCAATAAACTTGGATTTCAAGACTTTCTCGCAGAACTTTCTTCGGGATTAATTATACTGATAATGAATAAAAATATAATTGAAACTCTTGGCAATAAAGGACTGATAACTTTCAGTATAATTGCTTATTTTAATACTTTCGCCTTGATGTCTTTTATAGGAGTTTCTCATGGTATGCAACCAGTTGTAAGTTTTTTATTTGGAAAAAAGAAAATAAAAAGAGTTTTAATCAACTTTAAAAAGAGCTTTATAACAAGTATAAGCTCTGGAATAATAGCATTTACAATATTTTTTTCTTTTTCTGATAAAATAGCATTGATATTTTTAAAAGATGATTCAATAATACAATTGGCTTCTCATGGTATGAAAATATATGCATTTGCTTTTTTATTTATGTGTATAAATATAGTATCTGGAGGATATTTCACTTCTATAAAAAAACCAGAAATTGCAATTACAATTTCAATTTTAAGAAGTTTTATATTTATTTTTTTATCAGAATTCATACTAAAAAATTTATATTTCATAGATTTTAAAGATTATGGCATTTGGTTAATAATTCCATTATCTGAATTTTTAACTTCAATATATTCTATTATAAATGTAAAAATATCTGTAAAAACAGGAAAAAAGATTATATATAATATGAATAATAAATGA
- a CDS encoding thioredoxin family protein, protein MKNIKILGGGCSNCNKLEILTKEVLDENSIPFEINHIKDLSEIMSYGVMKTPALIVDEKVIISGRVPSKKELIKRLIE, encoded by the coding sequence ATGAAAAATATTAAAATACTTGGTGGTGGATGTTCAAATTGTAATAAACTTGAAATTCTTACAAAAGAAGTTTTAGATGAAAATTCTATACCCTTTGAAATAAATCATATAAAAGATTTATCAGAAATAATGAGTTATGGAGTTATGAAAACTCCTGCTTTAATCGTTGATGAAAAAGTTATAATTTCTGGTAGAGTTCCATCAAAAAAAGAATTAATCAAAAGGTTAATAGAATGA